In Nocardia terpenica, the genomic window AGCGTCGACTTTCCGACATTGGGCAGGCCGACGATTCCGAGGGTGAGACTCACGAGTGGAGAAGTCTACCGTCGACCGCGGACTACCTCGGGTCCAGGTCGCGCGGCACCACCTTGCTGCCGGTCATGCGCAGGGCGATGACTTCCCGCATGAACGCGCACGCTCCGGCCGGTTCCGGGCTGGGGCACACCAGCAGATGCTGCAAATGAGCCTTGCCCTCGGCCAATCGGCGCTGCTGTTCCTCGATGGCGTGGATGCGGTCGGCGATGATGTCGCGCCACGCCCCGGTCCGATCGGTCAGCATGCGGGCGATGTCGTCGAGGCTGATCTGCCCCAGCTCCTGCCAGAGTTGGATCAGCGCAATGCGATACATCTGTTCGGGGTCGTAGTGCCGCACGCCGCCGCGGCGGGCGCTGGCCCGGATCAGCCCGCGCTCCTCCCAGTACCGCAGCGTCGGCACGGTCAGCCCGAAACGCCGCGCCGCCTGACCGATCGCGACCAGTTCGGTCGAATTCTCTGCGCCGGAAACCACAACTATTGTTTATAGCCGGGCGAGCGGGGCTGTGGGGACGCCAGGAATCGGGTCGTCCCGGTGCGAGACTGGCGGGGTGAGCACCGATGACATCCGGCCCGACCCGCCCGTCGCCAGCGCCTCGATCCTCGCCCTGACCGTGGCCCGCCGGGTCGAGGCCGAGCTCGCGGCGGCGCTGGCGCCGCTGGATCTGACCGTCGGTCGGCTGGGGTTGCTGGGGCATATCTCCGGGGTGCCGGGGGCGTCGTTCAGCAAGCTGGCA contains:
- a CDS encoding MerR family transcriptional regulator → MVSGAENSTELVAIGQAARRFGLTVPTLRYWEERGLIRASARRGGVRHYDPEQMYRIALIQLWQELGQISLDDIARMLTDRTGAWRDIIADRIHAIEEQQRRLAEGKAHLQHLLVCPSPEPAGACAFMREVIALRMTGSKVVPRDLDPR